Part of the Acidobacteriota bacterium genome is shown below.
GACAGCAAGATGCCGCACAACATCGACCTGCACGCTGTCACCGGGCCTGGCGGTGGCGCGGCATCGTCGTTCACCGCGCCGGGACACACGTCAGTGTTCTCGTTCAAGGCGCTCAATCGCGGCCTGTACGTGTACCACTGCGCCACGGCACCTGTGGGCATGCACGTGGCCAACGGGATGTACGGGCTCATCCTCGTCGAACCCAGAGAGGGCCTGCCGAAGGTCGACCGCGAGTACTACGTGATGCAGGGCGAGTTCTACACGGCCGGAAAGACCGGCGCGCCTGGACTCCAGCCGTTCAGCATGGAGAAAGCCATCGCCGAACAGCCCGAGTACGTCGTGTTCAACGGCGCTGTCGGTGCCCTGGCCGGCGACAACGCCATCACGGCCGACGTCGGTGAGACGGTGCGCTTGTTTGTCGGCAACGGCGGCCCCAATCTCGTGTCGTCGTTCCACGTGATCGGCGAGATTTTCGACAAGGTGCGGCACGAGGGCGGCTCGATGGAGAACGCCGACGTGCAGACGACGCTGGTGCCCGCTGGCGGGTCGACGATCGTCGAGTTCAAGGTCGACGTGCCGGGTACGTACGTGATCGTCGATCACTCGCTCTTCCGCACGTTCAACAAGGGGTCGCTCGGCATGCTCAAGGTAGCCGGCGCCGAGAACGCCGCGGTGTACTCGGGCAAGCTGGAGGATCTGGTCTACCAGCCTGAAGGCGGCGTGATCCAGACGGTCGGGCCAACGACCGCACCGACACCTGCGCCGGCATCGAGCACAGGCGAACGCGTGGCGCGCGGGCAGCGCCTCTACTCATCGATCTGTGCCGCGTGCCACGGGCCGGCGGGAGCGGGCCTCGAGAACGTGTTCCCGCCTCTGGCCGGCGCCGACTATCTCAACGCCGACAAGCGACGGGCGATCGGCGCGGTGCTGAACGGACTCTCCGGACCGGTGACTGTCAACGGCAAGACCTTCAACAGCGCCATGCCCGCGCTCGGCCTCTCGGACGAGGACGTCGCGAACGTGCTGACGTACGTCTACGCCAACTGGAACAACGCCGGTCACGACGTGACGCCGTCCGAAGTGCGCGCGGTACGAGGAGGCAGACGGTAGTGCCGCTGTGGCGTGCCAGCGCCGCGACCGCTCCGAGGAGGACCGCCTGGGCGGTGCTCCTCGGAGCTGGTCTGCTCCTCGGTGCCGCCAGCGGCGAGCGCGCCGGGATGGCGAGCGTGCCCGCCGGCAGCTACCGTCCTCTCTATGCGGTGACGCCGGTACGCGCATCATCGACCACGCGCCGGGCCGACGTGCGGCCCCGTGTCGGGGTCACCGCGTTCGAGATGGATCGGCATGCGGTGACCAACGCGGAGTTCCTCGCATTCGTCACCGCGCACCCCGAGTGGCGCCGGTCGCGCATCTCGCCGCTCTTCGCCGATTCGTCGTACCTGCGTCACTGGCACGGCGACGTCGATCTCGGTCCCGACGCGCCGCCGGACAGTCCCGTCGTGCACGTGTCGTGGTTCGCCGCGCGGGCGTACCTGCGCACGCTGGGCAAGTCGCTGCCAACCGTCGACCAGTGGGAGTACGCCGCGGCGGCAGACGAGACGCGGCGTGACGCGGCGAGGGATCCCGCGTTCCTCGAACGCCTGCGGCTCTGGTACGGTCGCCCGACACCGGCGCGCCTGCCAGCCGTCGGCTCCGGACTTCGCAACGTGTACGGCGTAGCCGATCTCCACGGACTCATCTGGGAGTGGACGCTCGACTTCAATTCGGCGTTGGTGACCGGCGAATCGCGCGCCGACTCGGCGCTCGAACGTTCGCTCTATTGCGGTAGCGGCGCCGTCGGTGCCTCGGACTTCGAGGACTACGCCGCGTTCATGCGCTATGCCTTCCGCAGCAGCCTCGAGGCACGGTACGGCGTGGCAAACCTGGGATTCCGCGGTGTCGTGAACGGCAGGTCATCGGCCCCGGCAGGACGGATACGGCGATGACGGCGGCCTGCATCAGGCGGGTGCTCGGAATGACGGCGCGTGCACGCACGAGCGCGGTCGCTGGCGTAGCGTTGGCGCTCACGCTCGCCGGATGCGGCAGCCAGCCGGCGCCGGTGCCAGCGGCGCACGACGTTGCTGCCGATGCGACGTTCGTCTCGCCGCTGTCACAGGCGTCGATCTACGATCTCGACCTCGATCTGGTCGACGCCGACGCCACGTACCTGACGCTGGCCGATCTGCGCGGACAGACGATGGTCGCAAGCATGGTGTATACGAGTTGCACGTCGGTGTGTCCGCGCGTCACCGAGGACATGAAGGCCGTCGAGCGCCTGCTCTCCGAGGATGCGAAGCACCACGTCACGTTCGCACTCTTCTCGCTCGATCCCGGTCGCGACACGCCGGCGGCGATGAAGCAGTTCGCCGTCAGCCATGGACTCGCGCCGGAGCGCTGGCGGCTCTTCGCGGCTTCCGAAGACGGCGGGCGCGATCTGTCTGCCGTGTTCGGCGTGAAGTACCGGCGTGACACCGACGGCGAGATCGCGCATTCGGCAATGATTTTCGTCATCGACCCCGCCGGCGTCGTCCGTCACCGGCAGGTCGGCCTGAGCCAGGATCCGACGGCGCTCGTCAAGGCCGTCTCAGGCGACTGAGCCTCGTTCACGACGTGCCTTCATCCAAGGCTAGAACGCTACGCGCAGGCCGCCGTTGATCGCACGGCCGTCGAGCGGAGCCCAGGCGTCGACGGTCCACCGGCCGTCCACGCCTCGCGCGGGTCGCAGCAGGGAGTCCCAGCGTGTCTGCCGCACGTTGGTCAGGTTCTCCGCATTGAGGAACAGCCGGATCGCGCCGAATCGCTTCTCGGCCAGCGCGCCGACGACGAGATAGCGTGCCGACGTCGAACGAAACGGGTTCACCTCCAACCGCTGACGGCCTGTGTAGTAGAACTCCAGTCCGACGCGTCCCCAGTCTTCGTCTTCCCACATGCCGACAAGCCCCGCGCCATGGCGCGGCGTGAGCGCCACATCCTGTCGGCCGCGCTCCCCGTCTTCGCGCGAGCGGACATACGCATAGCTGGCCGTCGCGACCCAGGGTCCGCTGCGTGCGATCGCCAGCAACTCGGCGCCCATGTTCGTCGACGCGCCATCGCGATTGACGAGCGCGTAGCGCGTGTCGCGTTCCACCGTGAGCGGGTGCGCCACTCGGGATCCGAACGCCGTTGCCGTGATGGTGATCAGTCCCACGGTCCTCGTCACATCCAGCGACACGCTGGTGCCCTGCTCGGCGCGCAACGGACGCGGCGCGTCGAGGCGCGTGAGACCTGCCGCCTCGCTCTCCTCTGTCAGCGGCGTCGCCGCAGAGAAGCCGCGGCCAACCGAGAGGCGGCTCGTCCAGGCACCCGCCCGGAAGAGCGCCGCCACGCGCGGGCTCATGAACATGCCGTACTCGCTGTGCCAATCGACACGCGCGCCCGCAGACACCGACACCCACGTCGCCACGTCCACATCGTCTTGCGCGAATAGGCCCGGGACGTCGTAGGTGTAGGCAAACCGCGGCACGTCGCGCGGTGTGTAATCGTCGCGCTCGTATGCGGCGCCCACGACCCAGGTATGGCGGCCTGCCGCGCCGCGCAGGGCGACCTCGCTGAACGCCGTGTCGTGGGCGTCGCGCTCGCGCACGTCGCCGAACCGATGATCGTGCCGCTGCCAGGCGGCGGCCGCGCGCGCGGTGAGCACGTAGCGGTCTGCGACCAGGGTCTGGATCGTGCCGCCGACGTCGTAGCGCCGCGTATCGAGCGCCTCCAGCCATGACGAGCCCGTGGTCGCCAGAGTCGCGCCGGGCAGCGTGCCACCCTGCCGATCCTCGACAGTCACGCCGGCGGTCAGGAACGCCGAGCGGCCGGTGCCGCCATCCCAGAACACGCGAGGACGCACGACGGCGCGACCGTATCCCGCCAAGTCGGCCCAGCCATCGTCATCGCGATCGACGCGCGACTGGCGATGCCCGCCCGCCAGCACCGACATCCGCCATGCGCGACTGATCGGGATCGAGGCGAACGCCACGCCATCGGTCGCCCCGAGCGTGGACTGATTGATCAGCAGGTCGACAGCCGGTTCGCCGCCCGGCCGGCGCGACAGCAGATTCACCACACCGCCCATGGCACCCGCACCGTAGAGCGCCGACGCCACGCCCTTCACCACTTCGACCTGCCCGAGGTCCATCGGCGGAATCTGCAGCAACCCGAGCCCACCGACCTGCTGACCGAACAGCGGCAGGCCGTCGCTGAGAACGCGCGTGTAGCGCCCCTTCATCCCCTGCACGCGCACGCTCGCCGCGCCGATCGACGGCGACGTGGCCTGCACGCGTAAGCCGCCTGTTTCGTTCAGCATCATGACGATGTCGCCGGGCGTCATGAGCATCTTTTCTTCGATCTCCTCGCGGCCGAGGACCTCGACACGAGTCGGCTGCTCCTCCAGTCGTCGGCCGGTACGCGTGGTGGCCACCACGACGACGTCTTCCTCGAACTCCGGAACCGGCGCGTCGGTATCAGACACCGGACCATCGGCCGACTGCACGGGCACCGTCTCCGGCGTCGGCTCCTGCGCCGCCGCCTGCGACGCCCACAGCACACACACCACCATCAACACGGCCGATACGATGCGCATGCTGCGTGCAGGTGTGCACACTACTGCTGTGAGTGGATGCCGAACATGTTGCCTTCGGTGTCCAAGGCCAACACGATGAAACCGTACTCACCGATGGACAGCTTGTCGCGGTGCACGCGTCCACCGGCGGCGGCCACGCGCCCGCCCTCGACGGCGCAGTCGGCAGCGCTGAAGTAGACCAGCGTACTGTTACCGCCCGAGGGCACACCCTCCATGCGGACGATCGTGCCCGTTGTCCCGTGCGTACTCATGTCTCCCGGAAACGCCCACATCTCCAGGTCGCCGCTGCTCAACCTCTGGAGCCGACAATCGAAGACCTGCTCGTAGAACGCCTTCGCGCGATCGATGTCCTGCACGTAGATCTCGAACCAGCCGACGGGATTGGACGCCATGGTCATGCTCCTCGTGTCGCGTGTGTCTGTACAGTGCCCGCCAGTGTACCGCCGGCGTGCGACGGCTCCGTTGCCGCGTACCCGTGCGGATCGGGCCTCGAGCGGCAGACGCGTCGCCACGCCGTTCCGGCGTCACGCGCGAGTGGTCGGGCCCATCTGCCTGCCTCACTCCAGGTGACTGCGCAGCATCCAGGCGTTCTTCTCGTGTATCTCGACGCGGCGCGTGCCGAGGTCGGCGGTGGCCTGATCGCCCGCCTTCTCCGCCGCGTCGATCGCCTTGTGCGCGGCTTTGGCCAGCGCCTTCTGATCGCTCACGAGCGTCTCGATCATCTGCTTGGCCGTCGCGCGTCCCTTCGCTTCCTTCACCACCGACAGCGTCGAGAACTCGGCAAGGCTGCCAGGCGCGAATGCGTCGAGCGCGCGGATGCGTTCGGCAATCTCGTCGTTGGCCAACGCCAGCTCCGTGTACTGCGTCTCGAACAGTGTGTGCAGCGTCGTGAACATCGGGCCCGTGACGTTCCAGTGATAGTTCTGCGTCTTCAGGTACAGCGTGTACGTGCTGGCCAGCAGGATCGACAACTCGTTGATGACGGCGTGATGAGGTGATTTCTTCGCCATGAGGACTCCTCCGCCGGATGAGAACCGGCAATCCTCAGCATACGCCCTCGCACGCGCGTCGCCGCGGCCTACGCGGGCATGCGGAACGTCCTGCGCACGTAGTCGATGTTGGCGCGCGTGTCTGCCGCGAAATCTCCTGTCGGAGATCCCGTCTCGAGCACGTACCAGCCGCGATAGCCGATGTCGACGTATTCCTGCGCGAGGCGCGGCCAGTCGAGCAGCTCCGGCTCGCGCATCAGCGTCTGTCCGTTCTTGACGTGGATCTGGTCGATGCGCGAGCCGAGTTTCGCCGGTTCCCCGTAGGGATCGTGCAGGCGCGCCTTGATGTTGCGTGCGTCGTAGTACACGCCAACGAACTCGGACCCGATCGCGTCGATCAGCCGCAGGTTGTCCTCGGCCGAGATCCAGTCTTCGAGCGCGATCACCACGCCTGCCTTCTCGGCGTAGCGCGCGACCTCCTTCATCATCGCGACGAACGTGTCGACCTGCGTCTGGCTCGTCATATCGATGTGGCTGTTGCCCAGAATCGGCAGCAGGATGTTGGTCGTCCCGAGATTGCGCGCCACCTCGACCGCTTCCACGAGCAGCACCGCGGAGGCGGGATTGGTGTGAAAGGGCAGCCGCGACGCGCCGGGATTGCCGATCGCGAGTGAGCAGATCTGGATGCCGTGCTCGAGGGCCGCGCGCTTGAACGCCACCTGCGTCTCGGGCTGACGCAGGTGCGGGCTGCCATCGGTGGGAAACGTCAGGCTCACCTGGATGCCGTCGAGTCCGAGTTCGCGAGCCAGCGCGATCTTCGTGATGTCTCCACGACGCCCGAGATTCCAGTCGGTCATGCCGACGCGCACGGTGAGCGGGAGGCCTGCCGGCGAAGGGTTGGTCTCCCGACGTCCCGCCGCTGCGGCCTGCGACGATGCAGGCGACTGAGCCATGGCAAGAGCCGGAGCGATGACGGCGCCGGCCGCGGTCGCGTGGGCGAGGAAGGTTCGGCGATGCATGCGGCGGACTCTACACGAACGCGGCTCAGGTGTCCGCGGCGATCGTGTCGGCGGGACAGGACACCGGTCATGCATCGTCCATCCTGACCGCGACTATCATGGGACGATGCGTTTCACGGCTTTCTGCCTCCTTGCCGCTCTGGCACTTCCCGTCACGGCGACGGCCCAGACGCTCCGCGTGGTGCCATACGTCACCGGTCTCGATCAACCCGTCGGCCTGGTGCCGCACCCGACCGACCCCGACATCCAGTTCGTGCTCGAGAAGAAGGGACGCATCAGGATCGTCGAACGCGGCACGCTGCGGAGCGGCGTCTTTCTCGACCTGTCGAATCAGGTGTCGCTCCAGAGCGAGCGCGGCCTGCTCGGCCTCGCCTTCGATCCCGACTACGCGACCAATCGCCGCTTCTGGGTCAACTTCACGCGCACCAACGGCCATACCGACGAGACACACCCCGAATACGGCGATACCGTCGTGTCGCGCTACACACGGCGCGCGGACGACCCATACCAGGCCGACGAGACCTCCCGCTTGGACCTCCTGTTCACGGAGCCGGATGGCCGATACATCGATCAACCCACCAACTCACCCAACCACAATGGCGGCCGGATGTTCTTCGGCCCTGACGGCTACCTCTACGTGGTGGTGGGCGACGGCGGTCCGGCCAACGACGCCAGCCGAAGCGGCCAGAATCCGGACACGGTGCTCGGAAAGATCCTGCGTCTGGACGTTCGAGTCGCTGACGTCGCCGACGCCCCGGGCAACCCGGACGCCGTGCGCGGCTATCGCATCCCGCCCGACAACCCCTTCGTCGACGGCACGCCCATCACGACTCGCCACGAGATCTGGGCGTTCGGCGTCCGCAATCCGTGGCGTGTCACAGTCGACGATCCGCGACTCGGCGGCACGGGCGGCCTCTTCATCGCCGACGTGGGCGAGAGCCACGTCGAGGAGATCTCGTATCAGCCACCGGGTGCGGGGGGCCGCAACTACGGCTGGCCCCTGTTCGAGGGAACGCGCGCGAACACCGAGGCACCGTCCGGCACCGCCGCCGCCTACGCGCCACTGACGCCGCCGATCTACGAGTACGGCCGCACGGCCCTCATGGGCAGTTCGATCACGGGCGGCCATCGCTATCGCGGCAGGTTGCTGGGACCCGCGATGTACGGCCGCTACTTCTTCGCCGACTTCGCCGACACGCCCACCTCGCCCGGTGTCGGCCGGAACGGGCTCTTCTCGCTGGCCATCACCGTCGACCCCGCGACGGGCGAGGCCGGTGCAGCCGACGTGCAGTGGCACGACGTCTTCCAGACGCTGGCACGAAGAATGGTCGTGTCCGTCGACGCGGATCTCGACGGCGAGCTCTTCATGACGTCTTTCAACACCGGCACCATCTTCCGCGTGACGACGACCGACGACGTGAACGGCAACGGCCTGCCCGACAGCTGGGAGGCCACCTTCAACCTGCCGGCGCTTGGCCCCGATGCCGGCGGCCCGTTCGGCGACCCGAACGGCGACGGGGTGAACAACGCCGAGGCCTTCCGCCGCGGCTGGCATCCACTGGGACACCCGGTCGCCTACTTCGGCGAAGGGGCCACGGGCTTCTTCAATACGCGCCTGAGCCTGTTGAACGAGGGAGACGCGCCGACCGTGGCCGTCACCGAATGGCAGACCGCCACCGGCACGTCGGTCAGCCAGTCGGTGCCCATCGGCGCGCGCCGCGTCGCTGTCGTCGACGTCGGGGCTCACCCGCAGATGGCGAGCGCCGAGTTCGCCACGCGCGTGCATGCGGACGTCGACCTCACGACCGCGCGGACGATGACGTGGCAGGGCGGGGCACAGGCCTACGGCAGCCACAGCGAACACGGCGTGTCGGCGCCCGGCACGGTCTGGCATTTCGCCGAGGGCGCGACCACGATGTTCGACCTGTTCTACCTGTTGCAGAACACGTCCACCGACACCGCGGCCGCCGTGCGCATCGACTACTTCGTGCAGGGTCAGGGCCTGGTCACCCGGCACTACACCGTCCCGGCGGGACAGCGCCAGACCGTGTGGGTGAATCAGGAACCCGGACTCGCATCTGCCGAACTCGGCGCCACCGTCACGTCGACCAACGCCGTGCCGATCGTGGTCGAACGGGCGATGTATACGCGCGGACCGCAACTGTTCCCGGCGGGCACGGCCGTCGCCGGCGAGCCGGCGCTGGCTCCGCGGTGGTTCTTCGCCGAAGGCGCCCCCGGTTCGTACTTCGACACGTTCATCGCCGTGGCCAATCCCGACGACACGCCGCTCGACGTGACAGTGCGTGTGTACCTGCCAGACGGCGAGACGTCGGCGGCGCCCCTCACGTTCACACGGACCGCGAGACCACGCGAGCGCCTCACGCTCTGGCTCGATCAGGAAGTCACCGACGAGGGCGTCTCGCTGGCCAACCAGGGCGGCCTGTCGGTGGAACTGACGGCCTCGCGCCCGTTCGTCGCGGAGCGCGCGACGTGGTGGCCGGGCGGCTTCACGACGTGGCACGAAGGCCATGCGTCGAGCGGCTTCCCCGACCCGCCGGCGGCCCATTGGCGCGTGGCCGGGGGTGAGGTGCAACTGGCGCCACCGGGCGTCGATGCCCCGACAGACACCTACCTCCTCGTGTCCAACGTCGGCACCGTCGATGAGCAGGTGAACCTGACGGTGTATTTCACGGATCTCGAGCCGTATACGGTGACCGTGCCAGTACCGGCGGGCAGTCGCTTCACGACGTCGCTCGCCGCGGTGCTGCGCGGCGTCGTCAGTCCCGGTACGCGGATCGACGTCGGCGTGCGCGTCGACGCCGTCTCTCCCCACGCGACACTCTACGTGGAACAGGCCGTCTACGGCACGCCAGAAGGCGGAGCCCGCTGGGCTCGCGGCGCATCACATCGCGCGAGCCAGTAGTTCCACCACGCGCAGGGGCGGCTTTTGCCTGCGCCCCTGCCTCTCGCAGCAATGGATAATGCGGGCACACGCCATGCCCCCACGCGACGTCTGGATCCCTGACGCAGCGCGTATCGAGCGCGCCAACATCACACGCCTGATGCGACGCCTCGGCATCGACGTCGACGCGTCCAGGCCGGATCAGGTGTACACCCGGGCGCGGGAATTCGTCAGATGGACGCAGAACGATCCCCTCGCGTTCTGGGACGCGGCGCTGCGCGACATCGATGTGGCGTGGACCACGCCGTACCACACGACGATGGACGCCAGTCGCGGACCGGCGTGGGCGAACTGGTTCGTCGGCGGCGAGACGAACATCGCGCTCAACTGCATCGACCGTCATGCGACGACGCGCGGAGACGACCTCGCCCTCATCGCCGAGACAGAGGACGGCTCGGTTCGCACGTTCTCGTTCAGCGATGCCGCGCGCGCCGTCAATCGCGTCGCCAACGCGCTGCGCACGCTCGGCGTCGGCCGCGGCGACACGGTCGCGTGCTACATGCCGATGGTGGCCGAGGTCGTGTGGGCGATGCTCGGCACGCAGAAGATCGGCGCCATCTTCATTCCGATCTTCAGCGGCTACGCACCACCGGCGTTACGCGAGCGTCTCGAAGACGCCGACGTCCGCGTGCTGTTCACTGCCGACTCGAGTCTCCGTCGCGGTCAGCCCGTATCGCTCAAGGCGCAGGCCGACGCCGCGTGTGAGGGCCTGCCGGCTCTCCGTCACGTGATCGTGTATGCACGTACCGGAGACGCGCAGTGTCCGATGCGCG
Proteins encoded:
- a CDS encoding c-type cytochrome, whose amino-acid sequence is DSKMPHNIDLHAVTGPGGGAASSFTAPGHTSVFSFKALNRGLYVYHCATAPVGMHVANGMYGLILVEPREGLPKVDREYYVMQGEFYTAGKTGAPGLQPFSMEKAIAEQPEYVVFNGAVGALAGDNAITADVGETVRLFVGNGGPNLVSSFHVIGEIFDKVRHEGGSMENADVQTTLVPAGGSTIVEFKVDVPGTYVIVDHSLFRTFNKGSLGMLKVAGAENAAVYSGKLEDLVYQPEGGVIQTVGPTTAPTPAPASSTGERVARGQRLYSSICAACHGPAGAGLENVFPPLAGADYLNADKRRAIGAVLNGLSGPVTVNGKTFNSAMPALGLSDEDVANVLTYVYANWNNAGHDVTPSEVRAVRGGRR
- a CDS encoding formylglycine-generating enzyme family protein; protein product: MASVPAGSYRPLYAVTPVRASSTTRRADVRPRVGVTAFEMDRHAVTNAEFLAFVTAHPEWRRSRISPLFADSSYLRHWHGDVDLGPDAPPDSPVVHVSWFAARAYLRTLGKSLPTVDQWEYAAAADETRRDAARDPAFLERLRLWYGRPTPARLPAVGSGLRNVYGVADLHGLIWEWTLDFNSALVTGESRADSALERSLYCGSGAVGASDFEDYAAFMRYAFRSSLEARYGVANLGFRGVVNGRSSAPAGRIRR
- a CDS encoding SCO family protein, whose amino-acid sequence is MTAACIRRVLGMTARARTSAVAGVALALTLAGCGSQPAPVPAAHDVAADATFVSPLSQASIYDLDLDLVDADATYLTLADLRGQTMVASMVYTSCTSVCPRVTEDMKAVERLLSEDAKHHVTFALFSLDPGRDTPAAMKQFAVSHGLAPERWRLFAASEDGGRDLSAVFGVKYRRDTDGEIAHSAMIFVIDPAGVVRHRQVGLSQDPTALVKAVSGD
- a CDS encoding TonB-dependent receptor, which encodes MRIVSAVLMVVCVLWASQAAAQEPTPETVPVQSADGPVSDTDAPVPEFEEDVVVVATTRTGRRLEEQPTRVEVLGREEIEEKMLMTPGDIVMMLNETGGLRVQATSPSIGAASVRVQGMKGRYTRVLSDGLPLFGQQVGGLGLLQIPPMDLGQVEVVKGVASALYGAGAMGGVVNLLSRRPGGEPAVDLLINQSTLGATDGVAFASIPISRAWRMSVLAGGHRQSRVDRDDDGWADLAGYGRAVVRPRVFWDGGTGRSAFLTAGVTVEDRQGGTLPGATLATTGSSWLEALDTRRYDVGGTIQTLVADRYVLTARAAAAWQRHDHRFGDVRERDAHDTAFSEVALRGAAGRHTWVVGAAYERDDYTPRDVPRFAYTYDVPGLFAQDDVDVATWVSVSAGARVDWHSEYGMFMSPRVAALFRAGAWTSRLSVGRGFSAATPLTEESEAAGLTRLDAPRPLRAEQGTSVSLDVTRTVGLITITATAFGSRVAHPLTVERDTRYALVNRDGASTNMGAELLAIARSGPWVATASYAYVRSREDGERGRQDVALTPRHGAGLVGMWEDEDWGRVGLEFYYTGRQRLEVNPFRSTSARYLVVGALAEKRFGAIRLFLNAENLTNVRQTRWDSLLRPARGVDGRWTVDAWAPLDGRAINGGLRVAF
- a CDS encoding VOC family protein — translated: MASNPVGWFEIYVQDIDRAKAFYEQVFDCRLQRLSSGDLEMWAFPGDMSTHGTTGTIVRMEGVPSGGNSTLVYFSAADCAVEGGRVAAAGGRVHRDKLSIGEYGFIVLALDTEGNMFGIHSQQ
- a CDS encoding DNA starvation/stationary phase protection protein, with translation MAKKSPHHAVINELSILLASTYTLYLKTQNYHWNVTGPMFTTLHTLFETQYTELALANDEIAERIRALDAFAPGSLAEFSTLSVVKEAKGRATAKQMIETLVSDQKALAKAAHKAIDAAEKAGDQATADLGTRRVEIHEKNAWMLRSHLE
- a CDS encoding sugar phosphate isomerase/epimerase, whose protein sequence is MHRRTFLAHATAAGAVIAPALAMAQSPASSQAAAAGRRETNPSPAGLPLTVRVGMTDWNLGRRGDITKIALARELGLDGIQVSLTFPTDGSPHLRQPETQVAFKRAALEHGIQICSLAIGNPGASRLPFHTNPASAVLLVEAVEVARNLGTTNILLPILGNSHIDMTSQTQVDTFVAMMKEVARYAEKAGVVIALEDWISAEDNLRLIDAIGSEFVGVYYDARNIKARLHDPYGEPAKLGSRIDQIHVKNGQTLMREPELLDWPRLAQEYVDIGYRGWYVLETGSPTGDFAADTRANIDYVRRTFRMPA
- a CDS encoding PQQ-dependent sugar dehydrogenase; amino-acid sequence: MRFTAFCLLAALALPVTATAQTLRVVPYVTGLDQPVGLVPHPTDPDIQFVLEKKGRIRIVERGTLRSGVFLDLSNQVSLQSERGLLGLAFDPDYATNRRFWVNFTRTNGHTDETHPEYGDTVVSRYTRRADDPYQADETSRLDLLFTEPDGRYIDQPTNSPNHNGGRMFFGPDGYLYVVVGDGGPANDASRSGQNPDTVLGKILRLDVRVADVADAPGNPDAVRGYRIPPDNPFVDGTPITTRHEIWAFGVRNPWRVTVDDPRLGGTGGLFIADVGESHVEEISYQPPGAGGRNYGWPLFEGTRANTEAPSGTAAAYAPLTPPIYEYGRTALMGSSITGGHRYRGRLLGPAMYGRYFFADFADTPTSPGVGRNGLFSLAITVDPATGEAGAADVQWHDVFQTLARRMVVSVDADLDGELFMTSFNTGTIFRVTTTDDVNGNGLPDSWEATFNLPALGPDAGGPFGDPNGDGVNNAEAFRRGWHPLGHPVAYFGEGATGFFNTRLSLLNEGDAPTVAVTEWQTATGTSVSQSVPIGARRVAVVDVGAHPQMASAEFATRVHADVDLTTARTMTWQGGAQAYGSHSEHGVSAPGTVWHFAEGATTMFDLFYLLQNTSTDTAAAVRIDYFVQGQGLVTRHYTVPAGQRQTVWVNQEPGLASAELGATVTSTNAVPIVVERAMYTRGPQLFPAGTAVAGEPALAPRWFFAEGAPGSYFDTFIAVANPDDTPLDVTVRVYLPDGETSAAPLTFTRTARPRERLTLWLDQEVTDEGVSLANQGGLSVELTASRPFVAERATWWPGGFTTWHEGHASSGFPDPPAAHWRVAGGEVQLAPPGVDAPTDTYLLVSNVGTVDEQVNLTVYFTDLEPYTVTVPVPAGSRFTTSLAAVLRGVVSPGTRIDVGVRVDAVSPHATLYVEQAVYGTPEGGARWARGASHRASQ